The segment CTCCGCTATGGCGTCGCGGGGGGGGGGCGGCCCGGGGGGGGGGCCCGGGGGGGCCCGCGGCCCCCCCCGGGGCGCCCCCCGGGCCGGCGGGGGCCGCCGCCGGGCGCGCCCCCGCCCCCCCCCCGGCCCCACGCCCGCGCCCTCGCGTCGGCCGGCGGCGGGCTCGTCTCCCCGGCGGGCGCGCTCGCGGACACCCTGACCGGGCTGGCCGACCCGCCTCGCCGCCAGCGCCACGCCCGGGCCGCCCGCGCGTTCGTCGAGGCGGGTGCCGGCGCCGCCGCCCGCACGGCGGATCTGTTGCGCCCGCTCTGGCCTTAGCGCCTCTCCGCCCAGAGCTTCGGGCCGAACACGAACCAGAGCACGCTGCCGACGATGGGGCAGAGGAAGATCACCGCGACCCATAGCACCTTTTCTCGCCTCGGCGCCTTGGAAAGCGCGGTGATGCCCGTCGCCCAGAGGTTCAGGGCCGCGAGAAGGGCCAGGAGCACGAGGCGCGGGTCCAGCGCCGCCGCCCAGTCCAGCACGGCGTTCATGCGGCGGCCGTCGGCTTCTGGAACTGGAGGCGGTGGAGTTGCGCGTAGAGGCCGCCGCGCTCGAGCAGCGTGTCGTGCGTACCGGACTCGCTGATGCGCCCGTGATGGAGCACGAGGATGCGGTCGGCCCCCTGGATGGTAGAGAGCCGGTGTGCGATGACGAGGCTCGTCCGTCCCGCCATCAGGCGCTCCAGCGCCGCCTGGATCTCCGCCTCGATCTCCGAGTCCACCGAACTCGTCGCCTCGTCCAGAAGCAGGATGGGCGGGTCTCCCGCTAGCGCGCGGGCGAAGGACACCAGCTGGCGCTCGCCGACCGACAGGTTCCCGCCCCGCTCGCTCAGCGGCTCGTCGTACTTCTTCGGCAGCCGCGCGAGGTGCCGGTCGACCCCGACCTGACGGGCCGCCGCCCGGATCTCATCCCGCCCCACCGCCTTGCGATCGAGCGCGATGTTGTTCGCCGCGGAGCCCGAGAAGAGATAGACATCCTGCAGCACGAGGCCCATCTGGTGCCGAAGGTCGGCGAGCCGGAGTTCCCGGATGTCGACCCCGTCGAGAGTGATGCGCCCGCGTTGCGGCTCGTAGAAGCGCATGAGGAGGCTGAACAGCGTCGTCTTGCCCGCTCCGGTCGCTCCAACGACCGCGAGCCGCTGTCCCGGCTCCGCCGTGAAGCTGATGCCGCGCAGCACCCAGCCGTCGTCCGGCGCGTCTTCGTCGAGCCGACCCTCCGCCCCTTCCCAGGCCGCGGCGTGGGCCAGAGCGGGCGTCGTGACGCCCGCGGCGTCCTCCTCCGGCGACAGATACCGGAACCAGACGTCCTCAAACTCGATGCGGCCCTTCACGCCTAGCGGAAGATCCGTCGGGTCCACCGGGTCCTCGATCCCCGGCGCCTCGTCCAGGAGTCGGAAGATCCGCTCCGAACTCGCCATCGCGCCCTGCAGGATGTTGTACTTCTCGGACAGATCCTGGATGGGGCGGAAGAACCGTCTCGCGTACTGCAGGAAGGCCGCGATGACCCCGATCGTGAGCGTCCCCTCGAGGGCCTGGTTGCCCCCGTACCAGATGATGAGCGCGAGCGCGACGGACGCGAGCACCTCGACGACGGGGAAGAAGAGCGCGTAGTACGTGATCGAGCGCAGGTGGGCCTCGAGGTGGTCATCGTTGATCTCGCCGAACCAGCGCGTGGCCGCCCGCTCCTGCCGGAACAGCTGCACGACGCGCACTCCCGTGATCCGTTCCTGCAGGAAAGCGTTGATGCGCGCGAGCCGGATCCGGATATCCCGATACGCCTCGCGCACCTTCTTCCGGAAGAGCCAGGCGGCCACGAACACGAGCGGGAGGACCGCGAACGTCACGAGGGCGAGCCGCCAGTCCATGACGAGCATGGCGATCATGATGAAGGCGACGGTGAACACGTCCCCGAAGATCGTGACGACCCCGGAGGTGAACATCTCGTTCAGGACCTCGACGTCGCTCGTGAGCCGCGTCATCAGGCGTCCGACGGGGTTGCGGTCGAAGTACGCGAGCCGGAGGCGTTGCAGGTGCCGGAAGATCTCCTGCCTCAGGTCGAGCATCACGTTCTGCCCGATCCACGTGGTCAGGATCGTCCGCCCGTACTCCAGCAGTCCGGAGAGGAGGAGCGAGACGAAGAAGAGGATCGACAGGTTGCGGATGGCGCGGAAATCGCCCTCCGGGATCGCGTGGTCGATGACCTCCATCGTGAGCCAGGGGCCGACGAGCGCAAGACCGGAGGCGGCCACGAGCATCAGCACGGCGATCGCGACTCTGCTCCGGTACGGTCGCAGGTACGCCAGCAGACGCTTCATGAGACGGGCGTCGTACGCCTTCCCGAGCGCTTCTTCTTCCTGGAGGGGACCGTCCGGCGCTTGCATGCCCCATAGTACGAACTCGCCGCCTCCGGTCCAATCAGGTTGGCGCGCCCCGTCGCCGCCGGCCATCATGCTCCCATGAGCGACCGGATCCGGGTCCGAGGCGCCCGGCAGCACAACCTCAAGGGCATCGACATCGACATCGAGCGTGGGGCCCTC is part of the Candidatus Palauibacter soopunensis genome and harbors:
- a CDS encoding ABC transporter ATP-binding protein, giving the protein MQAPDGPLQEEEALGKAYDARLMKRLLAYLRPYRSRVAIAVLMLVAASGLALVGPWLTMEVIDHAIPEGDFRAIRNLSILFFVSLLLSGLLEYGRTILTTWIGQNVMLDLRQEIFRHLQRLRLAYFDRNPVGRLMTRLTSDVEVLNEMFTSGVVTIFGDVFTVAFIMIAMLVMDWRLALVTFAVLPLVFVAAWLFRKKVREAYRDIRIRLARINAFLQERITGVRVVQLFRQERAATRWFGEINDDHLEAHLRSITYYALFFPVVEVLASVALALIIWYGGNQALEGTLTIGVIAAFLQYARRFFRPIQDLSEKYNILQGAMASSERIFRLLDEAPGIEDPVDPTDLPLGVKGRIEFEDVWFRYLSPEEDAAGVTTPALAHAAAWEGAEGRLDEDAPDDGWVLRGISFTAEPGQRLAVVGATGAGKTTLFSLLMRFYEPQRGRITLDGVDIRELRLADLRHQMGLVLQDVYLFSGSAANNIALDRKAVGRDEIRAAARQVGVDRHLARLPKKYDEPLSERGGNLSVGERQLVSFARALAGDPPILLLDEATSSVDSEIEAEIQAALERLMAGRTSLVIAHRLSTIQGADRILVLHHGRISESGTHDTLLERGGLYAQLHRLQFQKPTAAA
- a CDS encoding PLD nuclease N-terminal domain-containing protein, giving the protein MNAVLDWAAALDPRLVLLALLAALNLWATGITALSKAPRREKVLWVAVIFLCPIVGSVLWFVFGPKLWAERR